In Methylomonas sp. ZR1, one DNA window encodes the following:
- a CDS encoding heme ABC transporter permease encodes MSWIPAPVSRFFHRTSSPPHFYALADRFIPWLTVIFLLLLGAGLYGGLYLAPTDYQQGDSYRIIYIHVPAAWMSLFIYVLMAVMGGIALIWRMKLAEVMLISSAPIGAGFTFVALVTGSLWGKPMWGTWWVWDARLTSELILLFLYLGVISLYGAIEEKRAAARAVSILALVGVVNIPIIHYSVQWWNTLHQGPTVSKMDKPSIHVSMLVPLLLMAVAFKFYYLVAVLQAAKLELLKRETTSQWVKALLEKQA; translated from the coding sequence ATGTCTTGGATACCCGCGCCGGTTAGCCGGTTTTTTCACCGCACCTCGTCGCCGCCGCACTTTTATGCATTGGCGGATCGGTTCATTCCCTGGTTGACGGTTATTTTTCTGTTACTGCTCGGCGCCGGTTTGTATGGTGGCTTGTATTTGGCGCCCACCGATTACCAGCAGGGCGATAGTTACCGTATTATCTATATACACGTGCCGGCAGCCTGGATGTCCTTGTTTATTTACGTGCTGATGGCGGTCATGGGCGGGATTGCCCTGATCTGGCGTATGAAACTGGCCGAGGTGATGCTGATCAGTAGCGCGCCGATTGGCGCCGGCTTTACCTTTGTGGCCCTGGTGACCGGCTCCTTATGGGGCAAGCCGATGTGGGGGACCTGGTGGGTGTGGGATGCAAGGTTGACGTCCGAATTGATCCTGTTGTTTTTGTATCTGGGCGTGATCAGTTTGTACGGCGCCATCGAAGAAAAGCGGGCGGCGGCGCGGGCCGTGTCTATTTTGGCACTGGTGGGCGTGGTGAATATCCCCATCATCCATTATTCGGTGCAATGGTGGAACACGCTGCATCAGGGGCCGACAGTCAGCAAGATGGATAAACCGTCGATACACGTCAGCATGTTGGTGCCCTTGTTGCTGATGGCGGTGGCTTTCAAGTTTTACTACTTGGTTGCGGTATTGCAGGCAGCCAAATTGGAATTACTAAAGCGCGAAACCACCTCTCAATGGGTGAAAGCACTACTGGAGAAACAGGCATGA
- the ccmD gene encoding heme exporter protein CcmD, producing MSWESFLYMGGYAVYVWPAYGVTALVLVVNIVLPVLQRKRLLRQLTIKQKRAQVR from the coding sequence ATGAGCTGGGAAAGCTTTTTATACATGGGCGGTTACGCCGTCTACGTCTGGCCGGCTTACGGCGTGACGGCATTAGTGTTGGTCGTCAATATCGTGTTGCCGGTGTTGCAGCGTAAACGGCTGTTACGTCAACTCACTATCAAACAAAAACGGGCGCAAGTTCGATGA
- the ccmE gene encoding cytochrome c maturation protein CcmE: MKPIRKQRLFLIILMLAGLGLAAAFALQAFNENLMYFFSSSDVVAGKAPNNAVFRLGGMVVKGSVERPNADLLVRFKLSDFEKEVTVEYSGILPDLFREGQGIVAKGQLDSRGIFVAEEVLAKHDENYMPPEVAGSLKKPAAQP, from the coding sequence ATGAAACCAATCCGAAAACAGCGCTTGTTTCTGATCATCCTGATGCTGGCGGGACTGGGCTTGGCAGCCGCCTTTGCTTTGCAGGCTTTTAACGAAAACCTGATGTATTTTTTCTCCAGCAGTGATGTGGTGGCTGGCAAAGCCCCAAATAACGCGGTATTTCGTTTGGGCGGCATGGTCGTCAAAGGCAGTGTGGAGCGGCCGAATGCGGATTTATTGGTGCGCTTCAAGCTCAGCGATTTCGAAAAGGAAGTGACGGTGGAATATTCAGGCATCTTGCCGGATTTGTTTAGGGAAGGGCAGGGCATCGTCGCCAAAGGCCAATTGGACAGCCGAGGCATATTCGTCGCCGAGGAAGTGCTGGCCAAGCACGATGAGAACTACATGCCGCCGGAAGTAGCCGGCAGCCTGAAAAAACCGGCGGCTCAGCCATGA
- a CDS encoding heme lyase CcmF/NrfE family subunit, whose translation MIPEIGHFALILALCMAIVQGVLPIFGAAKSITGWVHVAKPAAFGQLLFMGLAYGCLTASFISHDFSVAYVAQNSNTALPLIYLISGVWGAHEGSLLLWALTLSIWTALVAAFSAHIPDATRARVLGVMGLVSIGFILFLLLTSNPFERLFPFPSEGRDLNPLLQDPGLAIHPPMLYMGYVGFSVAFAFSIAALLEGRLDAAWARWSRPWTNIAWMFLTLGITLGSWWAYYELGWGGWWFWDPVENASFMPWLVGTALIHSLAATEKRGVFKTWTVLLAIFAFSLSLLGTFLVRSGVLTSVHAFASDPARGLFILIFLAVVVGGSLLLYAIRAPQVKSHARFELVSKESVLLVNNVLLVVTAASILLGTLYPLVVDALGLGKLSVGPPYFNAVFIPLMAPLALVVGLGVLMRWKSDDLKALGLRVRWLIAASVGLALLTPLLMPFYSWGAALGTGLALWTLAITALAFKQRLQSWSIERFIQIPAGFYGMTLAHVGIAVFVIGITFTSVYSIERDVRLAPEETLDLFGYVFQFHGVKSTEGPNYRAEQGYLTVSHAGETVAELSPQKRVYRVQTMPMTEAAIDAGVFRDLFVALGEPLDQQGAWSLRVYYKAFIRWIWMGGVFMALGGLIAASDRRYRLLNKPLPQN comes from the coding sequence ATGATCCCGGAAATCGGCCACTTCGCACTTATCCTGGCCTTGTGCATGGCAATCGTACAAGGCGTCTTACCGATCTTCGGCGCAGCCAAATCGATTACCGGTTGGGTGCATGTCGCCAAACCCGCCGCGTTCGGGCAATTGCTGTTCATGGGCCTGGCCTACGGCTGTTTGACCGCCAGTTTCATTAGCCACGATTTCTCGGTGGCTTATGTCGCGCAGAACTCCAATACCGCCTTGCCGCTAATTTATTTGATTTCCGGGGTGTGGGGTGCGCATGAAGGTTCCTTGCTGCTGTGGGCACTGACTTTGTCGATTTGGACCGCGCTGGTCGCGGCATTCAGTGCGCATATTCCCGATGCCACCCGCGCCAGAGTGTTGGGTGTAATGGGCTTGGTCAGCATCGGCTTTATCCTGTTTTTATTGCTGACCTCCAATCCCTTCGAACGCTTGTTTCCGTTCCCATCTGAAGGCCGCGACTTGAACCCCTTATTGCAAGACCCAGGCTTGGCGATTCATCCGCCGATGCTGTACATGGGCTATGTAGGCTTCTCGGTGGCTTTCGCGTTTTCGATAGCCGCGTTGCTGGAAGGCAGACTCGATGCAGCCTGGGCACGCTGGTCGCGGCCCTGGACCAATATCGCCTGGATGTTTTTAACGCTGGGTATCACGCTGGGCAGTTGGTGGGCCTACTACGAGTTGGGTTGGGGCGGCTGGTGGTTCTGGGACCCTGTGGAAAACGCCTCGTTCATGCCCTGGCTGGTTGGCACGGCGTTGATTCACTCCCTGGCCGCTACCGAGAAACGTGGCGTGTTCAAGACCTGGACCGTGTTGCTGGCGATTTTCGCGTTTTCGTTGAGTTTGCTCGGCACCTTCCTCGTCCGTTCCGGCGTGTTGACCTCGGTACATGCCTTCGCCAGCGATCCGGCGCGCGGCTTGTTCATCCTGATCTTTTTGGCCGTGGTAGTCGGCGGTTCACTGCTGTTGTACGCGATTCGCGCGCCGCAGGTTAAAAGCCATGCCCGTTTTGAACTGGTTTCCAAAGAATCGGTACTTCTAGTGAATAACGTGTTGCTGGTTGTCACTGCCGCCAGCATCTTGCTGGGTACGTTGTATCCCTTGGTGGTTGATGCCTTGGGCCTGGGGAAATTGTCGGTTGGCCCTCCTTACTTCAATGCGGTATTTATTCCACTGATGGCGCCTTTGGCATTGGTGGTTGGCTTGGGCGTGTTGATGCGCTGGAAAAGCGACGATTTGAAAGCGTTGGGCTTACGCGTGCGCTGGTTGATTGCCGCCTCTGTGGGGCTGGCATTACTGACGCCGTTGCTTATGCCGTTTTATTCCTGGGGCGCGGCTTTGGGTACAGGCTTGGCGTTATGGACTTTGGCGATTACTGCTTTGGCGTTCAAACAACGTCTGCAAAGCTGGTCAATCGAACGCTTTATACAAATTCCGGCCGGCTTTTACGGCATGACCTTGGCGCATGTCGGCATCGCGGTGTTTGTGATCGGCATTACCTTTACCTCGGTGTATAGCATCGAACGCGATGTACGTTTGGCACCGGAAGAAACCCTGGATTTGTTCGGTTATGTGTTTCAGTTTCATGGCGTGAAAAGCACCGAAGGACCCAATTACCGCGCCGAGCAAGGCTATCTGACTGTCAGCCACGCTGGCGAAACCGTCGCCGAGTTATCGCCGCAAAAACGTGTGTATCGGGTGCAAACCATGCCGATGACCGAAGCGGCTATCGATGCCGGCGTGTTCCGCGATCTCTTCGTGGCCTTAGGTGAGCCTTTAGATCAACAAGGTGCCTGGAGTTTGCGCGTTTATTACAAAGCCTTTATCCGCTGGATTTGGATGGGCGGGGTGTTCATGGCCCTGGGTGGCCTGATTGCTGCCAGCGACCGCCGTTACCGTTTGCTTAACAAGCCTCTCCCGCAAAATTAA